In Vicinamibacterales bacterium, the following are encoded in one genomic region:
- a CDS encoding DegQ family serine endoprotease — protein MKTDRYHLRVSPRLRLGILATLILAVGVLAGWTASGSAVDAASARAVATVATDTQAPNPAIGPRAAITGPQASYADLVSQVGPAVVTIRSERLVRATSSPFGGDESLLEQLLGRQGRRTPRQRPHEEGALGSGVIVAPDGYILTNHHVVDGASQIRVELTDRRSFSAKVVGSDPPSDLALLKIDAAGLRTLPLGDSDRVRVGDVVLAIGNPLGLGQTVTMGIISAKGRATGLSDGSFEDFLQTDAPINQGNSGGALVDTRGELVGINSQILSPSGGSIGIGFAIPARMAQNVMQQLIKNGTVHRAKLGVTVQAVNSELAKSLGLQDVQGALVSTVEPGSPAQKAGIARGDVILTFNGETVSDSNALRNRVAGSQPGTDATLQVVRNGRQETIHARLAELERERARSNDDRDDGPNRGRYGLSVAPLTPDIADELGVKAKQGLVVQDVAPASPGSNAGIRSGDVIVEVNHKPVGNVSQFQEAMSTSSNRPALVLVNRQGSEVFLALSAKSSSS, from the coding sequence ATGAAGACTGACCGCTATCACCTGAGAGTCTCGCCGCGCCTCCGGCTCGGCATCCTGGCGACGTTGATTCTGGCCGTTGGCGTGCTGGCTGGCTGGACGGCATCTGGCTCGGCCGTTGACGCAGCCTCTGCTCGGGCCGTCGCCACGGTCGCCACCGACACGCAAGCGCCAAACCCTGCTATCGGGCCAAGGGCCGCGATCACCGGCCCACAGGCCTCGTACGCCGACCTGGTGAGCCAGGTCGGACCCGCCGTCGTGACGATCCGGTCGGAGCGGCTCGTCCGGGCGACGAGTTCGCCGTTCGGCGGCGACGAATCACTGCTCGAACAGCTTCTCGGACGCCAGGGGCGGAGGACGCCCCGGCAACGGCCGCATGAAGAAGGTGCCCTCGGATCCGGCGTCATCGTCGCTCCGGACGGGTATATCCTGACCAACCATCACGTCGTGGACGGTGCCAGCCAGATTCGCGTCGAACTCACCGACCGCCGGTCGTTCAGCGCGAAGGTCGTTGGCTCCGATCCGCCGAGCGACCTGGCACTGCTGAAGATCGATGCCGCCGGCCTTCGCACCCTGCCGCTCGGCGACTCCGACCGCGTGCGCGTCGGCGACGTCGTGCTCGCCATCGGCAACCCGCTCGGCCTGGGCCAGACAGTGACGATGGGCATCATCAGCGCGAAGGGCCGCGCGACCGGACTGAGCGACGGGAGCTTCGAGGACTTCCTCCAAACGGACGCGCCGATCAACCAGGGCAACTCCGGAGGCGCCCTCGTGGACACCCGCGGCGAGTTGGTCGGCATCAACTCGCAGATCCTGTCGCCCTCGGGCGGCAGCATCGGGATCGGGTTCGCGATTCCGGCACGGATGGCGCAGAACGTGATGCAGCAGTTGATCAAGAACGGCACCGTGCATCGCGCGAAGCTGGGCGTGACCGTGCAGGCCGTCAACTCGGAACTCGCGAAGAGCTTGGGACTCCAGGATGTGCAGGGCGCGCTCGTGAGCACCGTCGAGCCGGGCAGCCCGGCTCAAAAGGCCGGGATCGCGCGCGGTGACGTCATCCTGACCTTCAATGGCGAGACGGTCAGCGACAGCAACGCGCTCCGTAATCGCGTGGCGGGCAGCCAGCCTGGGACCGATGCGACACTACAGGTCGTGCGCAACGGCCGGCAGGAGACGATCCACGCACGACTGGCCGAGCTGGAGCGGGAGCGCGCCAGGTCGAACGACGACCGTGACGACGGGCCGAACCGTGGACGCTATGGCCTCTCGGTCGCACCGCTGACACCCGACATCGCGGACGAACTGGGCGTCAAGGCGAAGCAGGGTCTCGTCGTGCAGGATGTGGCCCCGGCCAGTCCCGGCTCGAACGCAGGCATCCGATCGGGCGACGTGATTGTCGAAGTGAACCACAAGCCGGTGGGCAACGTGAGCCAGTTCCAGGAAGCAATGAGCACCTCATCGAACCGCCCGGCGCTGGTGCTCGTCAACCGGCAGGGCAGCGAGGTGTTCCTGGCGCTGTCGGCGAAATCGTCGTCGTCATAA
- a CDS encoding MFS transporter — MAEPTSAAAEPVTGASGLPRRAAAYGLGLMTLLNFVNYIDRTILAAVLPRVKTELGLTDDQLGLLAGAFLFSYLLTSPIFGQLGDRLSRTRLMAAGVAIWSLATAGAGFARSFAQMFAARATVGVGEASYASISPALLSDYYPKSRRGRIFAIFYLAIPVGSAVGYLLGGFLEAHFGWRAAFCAVGLPGLLLAALTLTAPDPPRGINDDPGELVHDEPLGRTLAVLARNRGYVLTVIGYTAYTFALGGMTIWAPTYFNRERGLTLGNADLLIGGIAVIAGIGGTFTGGYLCDALRSRIRQPYLYVSGWSMLLAIPLAWIGLSAAEPVVYISALLAGEFLLFLSTGPINVVLVSVVPVGMRAMAMAVSIFVIHLFGDAVSPYILGRISESAGLSKAVLIMPVAIGVSGLVWVFAAWDAARRTGV, encoded by the coding sequence ATGGCGGAACCCACGTCGGCGGCTGCAGAACCGGTGACCGGGGCGTCGGGTCTCCCACGAAGGGCCGCCGCGTACGGCCTCGGCCTGATGACGCTCCTCAACTTCGTGAACTACATCGACCGGACGATCCTCGCCGCGGTGCTCCCTCGTGTGAAGACGGAACTCGGGCTGACGGATGACCAATTGGGCCTGCTCGCCGGCGCGTTTCTCTTCTCGTATCTGCTGACCTCACCCATCTTCGGCCAACTCGGCGACCGGCTGTCACGGACCCGGTTGATGGCTGCCGGCGTGGCCATCTGGAGCCTGGCGACTGCCGGGGCGGGCTTCGCGAGGAGTTTCGCGCAAATGTTCGCGGCCCGCGCCACGGTCGGCGTGGGCGAGGCCTCGTATGCCTCCATCTCGCCCGCCCTTCTCTCGGACTACTACCCGAAGAGCAGGCGGGGGCGCATCTTCGCCATCTTCTACCTGGCCATCCCGGTTGGTTCGGCGGTTGGCTATCTGCTGGGCGGGTTTCTCGAAGCGCACTTTGGCTGGCGCGCGGCCTTCTGCGCGGTCGGCCTGCCGGGCCTGCTTCTGGCCGCGCTGACGCTGACGGCACCGGACCCGCCCCGCGGCATCAACGACGACCCCGGCGAGTTGGTACACGACGAGCCGCTCGGGCGCACCCTGGCGGTGCTGGCGAGGAACCGCGGCTACGTGCTGACGGTCATCGGCTACACGGCCTACACATTTGCCCTTGGCGGCATGACCATCTGGGCGCCGACCTACTTCAACCGCGAGCGTGGCCTGACGCTCGGCAACGCCGATCTGCTCATCGGGGGCATCGCGGTGATCGCCGGGATCGGCGGGACGTTCACCGGCGGATACCTGTGCGATGCGCTCCGCTCGCGCATCCGGCAACCGTATCTCTACGTGTCCGGCTGGTCGATGCTGCTCGCCATCCCGCTCGCCTGGATCGGGCTGTCGGCGGCCGAGCCCGTCGTCTATATCTCTGCGCTGCTGGCCGGCGAGTTCCTGCTGTTCCTCAGCACCGGCCCCATCAACGTCGTGCTCGTGAGCGTGGTCCCAGTGGGGATGCGGGCCATGGCGATGGCCGTGAGCATCTTCGTGATCCACCTCTTCGGCGATGCGGTCTCGCCCTACATTCTGGGCCGGATCTCAGAGAGCGCCGGCCTGTCGAAGGCCGTGTTGATCATGCCCGTCGCCATCGGAGTCTCGGGCCTGGTGTGGGTGTTCGCCGCCTGGGATGCGGCGCGAAGGACAGGGGTGTAG